Proteins from a genomic interval of Bacillota bacterium:
- a CDS encoding DNA-binding protein, which translates to MEYISVREAASQWGITSRMVNYYCVSGRIQGAQKIGNMWVVPKNAAKPADGRRKQTDKSTIVRKG; encoded by the coding sequence GTGGAATATATCAGCGTGAGAGAGGCTGCAAGCCAATGGGGAATAACGAGCCGTATGGTAAATTATTATTGCGTGTCCGGCCGTATACAGGGCGCACAGAAGATCGGCAATATGTGGGTTGTGCCGAAGAATGCGGCAAAACCTGCAGATGGGCGGCGCAAACAAACAGATAAGTCAACCATTGTGCGAAAGGGGTGA